In Macaca fascicularis isolate 582-1 chromosome 15, T2T-MFA8v1.1, one genomic interval encodes:
- the LOC102134065 gene encoding LOW QUALITY PROTEIN: uncharacterized protein ARRDC1-AS1 (The sequence of the model RefSeq protein was modified relative to this genomic sequence to represent the inferred CDS: inserted 4 bases in 3 codons; deleted 1 base in 1 codon; substituted 1 base at 1 genomic stop codon), whose product MCHDAQLFFFFFFFFFFVQTEFHYVAQADLKLLTSSNLPALASQSTGITGGSHRXRPGPVHFIDEVTDKPSHSHLFILXNWNLNPERPSLPPPLFLEARSRQAGQHYRASLGXPLWERCSTEPCLSGLGDVGRREAASLRARPGNDASRGRGXALHMPAGFSAGEVHTTPPGNLGA is encoded by the exons atgtgccacgatgcccagcttttttttttttttttttttttttttttttttgtacagacagagtttcattatgttgcccaggctgatttgaaactcctgacctcaagcaatctgcctgccttagcctcccaaagtactgggattacaggcgggagccacc gccggcctgGTCCtgtgcattttatagatgaggtaaCTGACAAACCTAGCCACAGCCACCTCTTCATCCTATagaactggaatttgaacccagag CGTCCTTCACTACCACCTCCATTGTTTCTGGAAGCGCGCTCCAGGCAGGCTGGCCAGCATTACAGGGCCTCCCTGGG GCCCCTTTGGGAACGCTGCTCCACAGAACCCTGCCTCTCaggtcttggagatgtgggcagGAGAGAAGCTGCGTCCCTCAGAGCCAGGCCTGGCAATGATGCCAGTAGGGGCCGAG AAGCCCTCCACATGCCCGCAGGTTTCTCAGCAGGGGAAGTCCACACCACGCCGCCTGGGAACCTGGGTGCCTAA